In Micromonospora ferruginea, the sequence AACGCCTGGGAGACCGCCCGCCGCGGCGAGGTGCTCAGCCCGCTGGAGCGGGCCTGCCTGCGGGCCACCGCGGCGCAGGTCACCGCCGTCGCGCACCAGGCCGTGCAGGCGGCGTACGCGCTGGCCGGGGCGTCCACGGTGTTCGACGGCTCGCCGCTGCAGCGACGGCTGCGCGACATCAACACCGCCACCCAGCACTTCGTCAACGGCCGGGACAGCTACGGCACGGTCGGCGCGCTGCTGGCCGGCGCGCCGGTCGACACCACCATGTTCTGAGCGCCCTCAGGCCGAGGCGGGCTCCAGCGCGGGCACCCGGGGCGGCACCGGGGCGCCGGCACCGAAGTAGCGCTCCCGCAGCGTCCGCTCCGCCGGGTCGTACGCGGTGCGGAACAGCCCGCGCCGTTGCAGCTCCGGCACCAGCAGGTCGCAGATGTCGGCGATCCCCTGGGTGGTCGGGCAGGGAATCAGGTTGAAGCCGTCCACGTCGGCGACCTCCATCCACTGCTCCATCCGGTCGGCGACCTGCTCGACGGTGCCGAAGAGGGTGACCGGCGCGTTGGTGCGCGGCCGGCGCGCGGTCGCCACCAGGTAGCGCACGTCGCCGACGGTCCAGGCGCGCTCGGGTCCGAGCCGGCGCAGGAAACCCAGGAAGCTGTGGCTGCCCTGCCCGGCGATCTCGCCCACCGGCGTCTCGTCCGGGTACGCGCCGAGGTCGACGTCCATCCAGCCGCACCACTTGGCCAGTTGGCCCTCGCCGCTCCACAGCGCCACGTACTCCTCGGCGCGGCGGCGGGCCTCCTCGCGGGTCGGCGCCACCATCACCATGCTGCCCTGCAACGCCTTGACCGAGCGCGGGTCGCGCCCGTGCGCGGCCACCAGCGAGCGCAGCTTCGCCACCTGCGGCGCGCCGTCGGTCGGCTCGGCCATGGTCAGGAACACCACCTCGGCGTGCCGGGCCGCGAACGTCAGCCCCCGCCCGGACGCACCGGCCTGGTAGAGCACCGGCGTGCGCTGCGGCGACGGCTCGCACTGGTGCGGACCGCGCACGTCGAACCACGGTCCCCGGTGGTCGATCTGGCGCACCCGGTCCGGGTCGGTGAACACGTTCGCCTCGGCGTCACGCACCACCGCGCCGTCGTCCCAGCTCTCCTCCCACAGTCGGCGGGCGACCTCGACGTACTCGTCGGCGCGGTCGTAGCGCTCGTCGTGGTCCAGGTGCGCGCCCAGCCCGTTCGCCGAGGCCGAGCGGAGGTACGAGGTGACGATGTTCCAGGCGACCCGGCCGCCGGTGAGGTGGTCCAGCGAGCTGAACACCCGGGCGCACTCGTACGGGGCGTGGTACGTGGTCGAGTAGGTGACCGCGAGGCCGAGGTGGGAGGTGGTGGCCGCGACGGCCGGCAGCACCAGCAGCGGGTCGATCGAGGGGATCTGCACCGCGTGCCGCACGGCCGCCCGCCAACTGCCCTGGTAGACGTCGTAGACGCCGTGCACGTCGGCGAAGAAGAGCGCGTCCAGGCAGGCGGCCTCCAGCTTGCGGCCGAGGTCCACCCAGTAGCCGAGGTCGCGGTAGCCGGTGGCGCTGCGGTCGGCGGGATGCCGCCAGAAGCCCTTGAACTGCGGGGACGGCGAGCACTGGGTGAACAGGTTCAGATGCACGTATCAAGCATCTCGCATCGTATCTGGTATGGCAACGGTGGAGCGGATACCGTGTCGTCATGCCCGTGACGCCCCGCATCGACCTCGCCTCGGTCACCCGGCTCACCGAGCTGGCCGACTACATCGTCCCGTTCACCATCCGGGTCATCTGCGACCTCGCCGTCGCCGACCAGCTCACCGACGGCCCGCTGCCGGTGGGCGAGCTGGCCGCGCGCGTCGGCGCGGACCCCGGCGCGCTGACCCGCGGCCTGCGCGCCCTGGCCGGGCGCGGCATCTTCACCGAGACCGAGCCCGAGGTCTTCGGGCTCACCCCGCTGGCCGAGCCGCTGCGCAGCGACCACCCGTTCTCGGTACGCGAGTGCTTCCCGCTCATGCCGCCGGACATCTACTCGTGGGCGCGGCTGACCCACAGCATCCGCACCGGCGAGACCGCGTTCGGCCACGTCCACGACGGCGCGCGCTACTACGACCACTTCGCCGACCACCCGTACGAGTGCGTCCGGTTCGAGCGCTCGGCGGAGAGCGTCAACCCGTTCGTGCTGCGTACCGTGCTGCCGGTGCTCGACCTCGGCGACGCCGCGACCCTGGTGGACGTGGGCAGCGGGCACGGCACCTTCACCGCCGGCCTGCTCGCCCGGCACCGGGGACTGCGCGCGATCCTGGTCGACCTGCCGCACGTGGTGGCCGAGGCGCCGGCGGTGCTGGCCCGCGCCGGCGTCGCCGACCGGTGCGAGACCCGCGGCGGCAGCTTCTTCGACCCGCTGCCCGAGGGCGCCGACGTCTACCTGCTCAAGACGATCATCCACGACTGGCCCGACGCGCAGGCCGCGGCGATCCTGCGCGCGGTGCGCGCCGCCGTGCGCCCGGACAGCCGGGTGGTGATCGTCGAGTCGGTCAGCAGGTACGGCAACCACGACGACACCGGCAAGGTGATGGACGTCAAGGCCCTCGCGCTGTTCGGCGGGCACACCCGCACCGAGGACGAGTTCCGCGCGCTGCTCGCCGACGCCGGGTTCCGCCTCGCCCGCATCACGCCGACCTCGTCGATGTCCGTCCTGGAGGCGGTGCCGGCGGATTCGCCCACCGACGACGCCCCGGCCGCCGCCGCGTCGGCCGGCCGGGCGAGCTGAGGAGGATCCGATGCCCCGCCTGGACGGCCGCAACCACATCAACCTCACCGTGGTGGACCTCGACCGCAGCACCGAGTTCTACCGGACGGTCTTCGAGATGGTGGTGGTCAACGACGTCACCCCGCCCGAGTCCGGGTTCCGGTTCCGCACCCTGGTGCACCCCGGCTCGTTCGCCTCGGTGGTGCTCGGCCGGGCCGAACCGCCCGGCGACCCGAGCGTGCCGGACCGCTTCGACGAGCGCCGCCCCGGCCTGCACCACCTCGCCTACCACGTGCCGGAGCGGGCCGACCTGGACGACTGGGTCACCCACCTGGACGCCCTCGGCGTGACCCACTCCGGCGTCACCACCTCGAAGCACGAGGCGGGTTCGCAGATCTGGCTGCGCGACCCGGACCACATCTGGCTGGAGTTCTACTGGGTCAACCGCGACTTCTTCGTGGACCGGCTGCGGCAGGTGTGGCGAGAGCGGCGGCGCGGCGCGGCCTGAGGGCGGGCCGGGTTTCCCGGCCCGCCCCACCCGCTCAGGCCGGCAGGTCGTCCTCGCCGCGGGTCACCACCGTGTCGCCGAGCACCAGCAGGTCGATCTCCTTGGCCCGGGTGAACGTGTCCACCGCGTCCGTGGCCGAGTCCACGATCGGGTCCCCGGCCAGGTTGAACGACGTGTTGACCACCGCCGGCACGCCGGTGAGCTGCCGGAACTGCTCGATCAGCGCCCAGTAGCCGGGGTTCGTGTCGCGGTGCACCGTCTGCGGGCGTGCCGAACCGTCGACGTGCGTCACCGCCGGGATCCGCCGCCGGGCGTCCGGACGCACCGACGCGGCGGCCAGCATGAACCGGGACGGGTCGTCGAGCCGGCCCTCGATCAGCTCGTGCGCGTGCTCGGCGAGCATGCTCGGCGCCACCGGCCGCCACATCTCCCGCCCCTTGAGCACGTTGAGCCGCTCCAGGCTGCGCCGGTCGCGCGGGTCGGCGAGCAGGCTGCGGGCGCCCAACGCGCGCTGCCCGATCTCCCCGCGACCCCGGGCCCAGCCGACGATGCGTCCCCGGGCGATCTCCCCGGCCACGAACCGGGCCAGCGCGTCGTCGCCGAGACGGCGGTGCGCCAGGCCGGCCCGGGCGGCGGCCGACTCCCCCGCCTCCGTGGTCACCGGCCGACCCCAGTACGCGTGGTCGATGCGGGTCGGCGTGAACGGTCCGCACTCGCGCGCGGAGACCAGCGCGGCGCCCAGCGACACCCCGGCGTCGGTGGGCACCGGCGGCACGTAGACCCGGTCGAACAGCCCGCTGCGCACCAGCACCCCGATCATGGTGCAGTTCATCGCCACGCCCCCGGCCAGCGCCAGCACCGGCGTGTCCACCCGCCGGCGCAGCTCGGTGGCCAGCGACAGCACCGCCTCCTCCAGCCCCTGCTGGACGGTGGCGGCGAAGTCCGCGTACGCGATCGGCTCCTCGGCCTCGCGCGGCGCGTACGGGAAGAACGCCCCGAAGCCCGGCCGTAGCGACTCGGCCACCGCCGGGTAGTAGGCCATCAGCGGGCCGAGCGACGCGATCCGGCGGGCCGGCACCTGCGCGGCGGGCGCCCGGACCAGCTCGTATCCGCCCGGCACGGCCCGCACCGGCGCGCCCGACGCCGCCCGCCCGTACGCGGCGAGGCCCATCAGCTTGCCGGTGCCCCAGTAGCCCAGTCCGGCCCACTCGGCGGCGGCGTTGTAGTAGAAGCCCAGCGACTCCTCGACCGGCCACTCCCGCAGGATCTCCACCTCGCCGTCGGCGAAGCGGCCGATCGACGTCGACTGGGTCTCGCCGGCGCCGTCGACCACCAGCACCGCGGCCTCGTCGGTGTCGCAACTGAACGCGGCGCTGGCGGCGTGCGCGACGTGGTGCGGCACCCAGCGCACCGCCGGCATGACCAGGTCCTCCTGGTCGGGGAAGAGCATCGCGCGCAGCCCGTCGGTGGTGAACCGGCGGTTGCGGCCCAGCGGGATCTGCCGGAAGTCCCAGCCGATCGCCAGGGTGTCCACGTCCGCCGGCCCGATGCCGGCCATCGCCAGGCAGGCGGCGACCGCCTCCGCGGGCGGCTGCCCCACCGCGTGCTTGCGCCGGCTGACCCGCTCCTGCTCGACCAGCGCGCACAGCGCGCCGTCGCGCAGCAGCGCCGCGCTGGAGTCGTGGAAGCCGATGTTCACCCCGAGTACGTAGCGTGCCGACATCGTCGGTCTCCCTTCCGGTTTCTGGCGTTCACCCGGCGTGGCGGGCCGCGTCGACGGCGAGCACGGCACGGACGATGTTGTGGTAGCCGGTGCAGCGGCACAGGTTGCCCTTCAGCCCGTGCCGCACCTGCGCCTCGGTGAGCGGGCCCGGGTGTTCGGCCAGCAGGCTCACCGCGGCGAGCACCATGCCGGGGGTGCAGAAGCCGCACTGCAACGCGTGGTGCTCCCGGAACGACTCCTGCACCGGGTGCAGCCGGTCGCCGTCGGCGAGCCCCTCCACGGTGCCGATCTCGGCGCCGTCGGCCTGCGCGGCGAGCAGCGTGCACGACTTGACCGAGCGGCCGTCGAGCAGCACGGTGCAGGCGCCGCAGGACGAGGTGTCGCAGCCGACGGTGGCGGCGGTCAGCGCCAGCTCCTCGCGGATCAGGTGGACCAGCAGCGTGCGGGCCGGCACCTCGCGGCGCTGCGGGCGGCCGTTGACGGTGACCGTGACGGTGACGGTCGCGGCGCCGGGTCGGGTGTCGATGGTCATGGTCGCTCCCGGTTGCGGTCGGCCAGCGCCCGGGCCACCAGGACCCGGCTCAGGTGCCGGCGGTAGTCGGCGGACCCCCGTACGTCGTCGGGGGGCGCGCAGCCCTGGTCCGCGTACGCCGCCGCGTCGGCCGGTCCGGCGCCCTCGGCGAGCGCCGCCTCCACGGCCGTGGCGCGCCGGATCGTGTCGTCCATGCCGGCCAGCGCGACCCGGCCGTCGGCCACCGCGACGGCGACCAGCGACCACTCCAGCGCCGGCCGGGCGAACGTGCGGTAGCTCCACCGGCGCGGGCCGGGTAGCGGCACCCGCACCTCGGTGAGCAGCTCGTCGGGCCGGCACACGGTGACGCCCGGCGCGACGGCCAGCTCGGCGACGGGCACCAGCCGGGCACCGTCCACGCTGGTCAGGACCGCGGTGGCGGCCAGCGCCACCAGGGCGGTCGGCACGTCCGCGGCCGGGTCGGCCTGGGCCAGCGCGCCGCCGACCGTGCCGGCGTGGCGCACCTGCGGGTCGCCGACCGACGCGGCGGCCGCCGCCAGGATCGGGGCGTGCCGCTCGACCAGCGGGTCGGTGAGCAGCAGGTGGTAGCGGGTCAGCGCGCCGATCGCGAGGTGGTCGCCGCGCGCCGCCACGTACGACAGCTCGGTGAGGCGGCCCAGGTCCAGCAGCGTGTCGACGGCGTCGCGGCGCAGCTTCAGCGCCGGCAGCAGGGACTGCCCGCCGGCCAGCGGCCGCAGCAGGTCACCGTGCTCGCGCCGCAGCCGCAGCGCCTCGGTCAGGTCGCCGGCGCGGTGGTAGCGCAGGTGGGCCGGGATCACGGGCCGGCCGCCGACCAGGTGGGCACCGGGCTGCGGTGCGTGGCGCGCAGGATCGTCTCGACGAGCCGGTGCCGGTGGGCGAGCAGATAGAAGTGCCCGCCTCCGAAGGTGTGCAGGGTGAACCGGCCCCGGGTCCGGGCCGCCCAGGCGTTCGCCTCGTCCACGGTCACCTCGGGGTCGTCCGCGCCGATGCAGGCCAGCACCGGCGCGCGCAACGGCACCGGTGGCTCCGGCCGCCAGGTCTCGGCGATCCGGTAGTCGGCGCGCAGCACCGGCAGGGCCACCGCCTTCACCCCGTCGTGTTCCAGCGTCTCCCGGCCGGTCCCGCCGAGGCGGCCGGTCTCGGCCCAGAGCGTGTCGTCGTCGGCCAGGTGCACGCGGGTGTCGCGCAGCCGGTCCGGGGCCGGGCGGCCGGAGACCACCAGCGCCCGCAGCCCACCGCCCGGCCCGTCCAGGCGGCGGGCCGTCTCGTACGCCACCGACGCGCCGAGGCTGTGCCCGAAAAGGACCACCGGGACGTCGCCGGGCAGCGCGCGCAGCGCGGACGCGACACCGGCGGCCAGGCTCGGCAGGTCGGCGGCGAACGGCTCCCCGGTGCGGTCCATCCGGCCCGGGTACTGCACGGCGTGCAGCTCGACGTCGTCGGGCAGGTGCGCCGCCCAGGGCCGGTAGAACGCCGCGTTGCCGCCGGCGTGCGGGAAGCAGACCAGGCGCAGCGCCGGCCAGCGCAGCGGCCGGGGGCAGCGCAGCCAGGTCCGGGCGGCGGTCACCGGCGCGCCCCGATCGGCTCCGGCTCGACCGCATGGGCGGCGGCGTCGGCCAGCTCGGCCACGTCGGCGGGCAGCAGCATCCGCGGCGGCGTGGAGTGCAGCAGCTCGGGCGGTCCGAGCCGGGCGGTGACGTCCTGCCACAGCCGGCACAGGGTCAGGTGGTACTGGCCGTGGCGGACCGGCTTCTCGCCGGCCTGCGCCGCGCGGTGCAGCTCGCCCAGCGCGTGTCCCACGCCGGCCGGCCAGACCCGCTCGAACACCTCGCGGTAGCTGGGCGCGGTCGGCTCGTCCAGCGGCTGCGCGCTCGGCACGTCCAGGTGGTCCGGCTCGTCGTCGCCGGAGCCGGCGAAGTGCGGGCGGCCCACCCCCCGGTCCTGCACCTGCTGCGGGAAGTCCGGCCGGGGGCTCCAGACGGTCGGCCCGTGCGTGCCGAGCAGGGTCAGGTTGCCGGCCTCGGTGCCGATGGTGACCCGGTGCAGCAGGTGCGCGTAGTTGTCCGGGTCCGCCGGGTCCATCTGGTTCTGCACCCGCAGGGTCAGCGGCACCCCGGCGAGCACCCCGTCGACGCTGCGGAACGGCACGTCCACCGGGGACAGCCGGCGCACCTGCTCGGGCAGCTCCGCCGGGGCGGCCAGCCCCCACGGGCGGACCCCGCCGAGCGCCTGGCCGAGGATGTCCAGCAGCGCGTACGCGACCTGGAAGCCGCACGCCGCGTCGACGTAGCGGGCCGGCCGGCGGGCCAGCAGGGCGCGTGCCGCCGCGACGAACCGACGCACCGGCGCGGTGTGCACGTAGAACGAGTTGAGGTGGTAGACCACCCCGGCCCGCCCGGCGGTGCGCAGGCACTCGACCAGCTCGTCGTGGTGCAGCGGATGCTCCTGCAGCACGTGCATGCCGCGTTCCATCAGCGCGCGGGCCACCTCCCCGCCGGGCCCGCCGAGCAGGCCGCCGCGGATCACCACACAGGCCAGCGTCACGTCCTCGGGCACCTGCGACACGTCGGTGAACAGCGGCACCCCGTAGTGCCGGGCGCAGGCCACCGAGCGGGCACTGCCGCCGGCCAGGATCCCGGCCAGCTCGAACGGGAAGTCGGGCTGCCGGAACGCCTGCAGGTAGACCTGGCCGAACTTGGTACCGGCGACGAGCACCCTCGGTCTCACGCCACCCCCTCCTCGATCGGTTCGTGCCGGGACAGCGGGCCGTCCTCGACGTGCAGCGCGGTCACCGCCGGGCTGACCCGCAGCCGGTCCACCGCCCACACCGGGTCGACCACCTCGGCGAGGTGGTGCACGCCGGGCGGCAGGTCACCGGCGGCGGCGGCCACCGCGCCGAGCGCCACCGCGGCGCCGGTGAGCGCGTTCGCGCCGACGCCCCGGCAGACCAGCACCCGGCTGCCGCCCGGGCCGGCCAGCTCCACGAGCAGCACCTGGTAGCGGGGCCGCCCGAAGGCGTCCAGCTCGGCCGCCCGGCACAGCGCGTCCGCCGCCTCGGCCAGCTCCGCCGGACCGCCGGTGGCACGCCGCGCGCCGTCGGCCAGTGCGGCCGGCACCCGCCCGCCGGCGAACGCCGACCACCAGTCCACGTCGGCCAGGCCCAACCGGGCGGCCAGCCGCTCGGTCTCGGTGCTCAGGTACGGCTGCAGCAGCACCGGTTCGTCGAAGAACGGCACCACCGCGCCGGCCCGCGCGGCCAGCGCCCGCGCGCGCCGGGCCCCGTCGCGCCAGGCGGCCAGCGGCTCGCCGTACCCGCCGTCGCCGACGGCGAGGAAGTCCCGCGCCGCGCCCGGGGTGAACCCGTCGCGCCCGCCCACCCAGCCGGACATCCGGCGGGCGTCCGGCAGGTGCGCGGCCAGGTAGGCGGGGAGCAGCCCGGACAGGCCCGGCATCATCCCGGCGGAGATCACCGCGACCCGGTCGGCGGAGCCGGGCAGCGCGGAGACGGCCCGGTGCAGCCCGTCGTCGCCGGCGGCGTCCACGTAGGCGGCGCCGACGCGGGCCGCCGCGCGGGCCACCGTGTCGCCGACCGTGACGGCCGGGCCGGCGCAGTTGACCACCGTGTGGCAGCCCGCGCAGAACGCGTCCAGGCCGTCGGGGTCGGTCAGGTCCACCGGGTACGCCTGGACCCGCGCGTCGCCGCCCGGCAGCCGCCCCGGGTCGCGGCCGCCCGCGCGGACGGTGTCCACGGTCCACGCCAGCAGGTGCGCCAACGCGTGCCGGCCCACCCCGCCGGCCGCGCCCACCAGCGCGATCGTGCCGGGCACGTCAGCCCCGCCCGGCGATCGCGTCGGCCCAGCCGGCCGGGTCGTCGGGCACCCGGGTCACGGTCAGCTCGCCGAGGCACACCTCGCCCCACCAGGCCACACCTTCCGGGTCCGGCTCGCCCGGGCAGAGCAGCGTCACGTCCCCGGCGTACGGCGAGCTGGCGTACGCGTCGCCGGGGACCGGGTCGGCGACCGCCAGCCCGGTCACGTCCACCCCGGACTCGGTGAGCTGCCGGGCCAGCTCCAGCGCCAGCGCACCGGCCTCGCCCCGGCCCACCACGGTCAGCGGAGCCCCGGACCGGTGCCCGGCCAGCTCGGCGGCGTAGTCGGCGGCGAGCCGCTGCACCAGCGGCGCCGGGTCCAGGCCGGTGTAGCGGTGCAGCGCGCCGTCGGCCACCCCCCACACCGCGCCGTCAACGGCCAGCCCGGCCGGCAGGGCGGCGTACCCGTCGAGTCGGCCGCTGCCGTCGTGCACCAGCAGGTAGCGGGGCGGGCCGTCGCCCGCGAGCGGGGTCACCTCCACCGCGCCGGCGTCCGGCTCGTCGTCCGGGGCGGCGGGTCCGGCCGTGGCGGCGAGCCGTTCGGCGAGCGCGCCGACGGTGGGGTGTTCCAGGATGGTGCGCAGCAGCTCGTCGAAGAAGACCCCGGACGCGGCCGGCACCCGCTCGGCGAGCTGGCCGGCGAGCTTCGCGGCGAGCAGCGAATCCCCGCCGAGGGCGAAGAAGTCGGCGTCGCGGCCGACCCGCTCGACCCGCAGCACGTCCGCCCAGACGGCGGCGATCTCCTCCTCCAGCCCGGCGCTCGGCGCGGCGCCGCCGGTCTCCGGACCGGCCGTGCCGGCCGCCAA encodes:
- a CDS encoding (2Fe-2S)-binding protein encodes the protein MTIDTRPGAATVTVTVTVNGRPQRREVPARTLLVHLIREELALTAATVGCDTSSCGACTVLLDGRSVKSCTLLAAQADGAEIGTVEGLADGDRLHPVQESFREHHALQCGFCTPGMVLAAVSLLAEHPGPLTEAQVRHGLKGNLCRCTGYHNIVRAVLAVDAARHAG
- a CDS encoding FAD binding domain-containing protein; its protein translation is MIPAHLRYHRAGDLTEALRLRREHGDLLRPLAGGQSLLPALKLRRDAVDTLLDLGRLTELSYVAARGDHLAIGALTRYHLLLTDPLVERHAPILAAAAASVGDPQVRHAGTVGGALAQADPAADVPTALVALAATAVLTSVDGARLVPVAELAVAPGVTVCRPDELLTEVRVPLPGPRRWSYRTFARPALEWSLVAVAVADGRVALAGMDDTIRRATAVEAALAEGAGPADAAAYADQGCAPPDDVRGSADYRRHLSRVLVARALADRNRERP
- a CDS encoding carbamoyltransferase family protein; its protein translation is MSARYVLGVNIGFHDSSAALLRDGALCALVEQERVSRRKHAVGQPPAEAVAACLAMAGIGPADVDTLAIGWDFRQIPLGRNRRFTTDGLRAMLFPDQEDLVMPAVRWVPHHVAHAASAAFSCDTDEAAVLVVDGAGETQSTSIGRFADGEVEILREWPVEESLGFYYNAAAEWAGLGYWGTGKLMGLAAYGRAASGAPVRAVPGGYELVRAPAAQVPARRIASLGPLMAYYPAVAESLRPGFGAFFPYAPREAEEPIAYADFAATVQQGLEEAVLSLATELRRRVDTPVLALAGGVAMNCTMIGVLVRSGLFDRVYVPPVPTDAGVSLGAALVSARECGPFTPTRIDHAYWGRPVTTEAGESAAARAGLAHRRLGDDALARFVAGEIARGRIVGWARGRGEIGQRALGARSLLADPRDRRSLERLNVLKGREMWRPVAPSMLAEHAHELIEGRLDDPSRFMLAAASVRPDARRRIPAVTHVDGSARPQTVHRDTNPGYWALIEQFRQLTGVPAVVNTSFNLAGDPIVDSATDAVDTFTRAKEIDLLVLGDTVVTRGEDDLPA
- a CDS encoding thioesterase II family protein; protein product: MTAARTWLRCPRPLRWPALRLVCFPHAGGNAAFYRPWAAHLPDDVELHAVQYPGRMDRTGEPFAADLPSLAAGVASALRALPGDVPVVLFGHSLGASVAYETARRLDGPGGGLRALVVSGRPAPDRLRDTRVHLADDDTLWAETGRLGGTGRETLEHDGVKAVALPVLRADYRIAETWRPEPPVPLRAPVLACIGADDPEVTVDEANAWAARTRGRFTLHTFGGGHFYLLAHRHRLVETILRATHRSPVPTWSAAGP
- a CDS encoding methyltransferase, encoding MPVTPRIDLASVTRLTELADYIVPFTIRVICDLAVADQLTDGPLPVGELAARVGADPGALTRGLRALAGRGIFTETEPEVFGLTPLAEPLRSDHPFSVRECFPLMPPDIYSWARLTHSIRTGETAFGHVHDGARYYDHFADHPYECVRFERSAESVNPFVLRTVLPVLDLGDAATLVDVGSGHGTFTAGLLARHRGLRAILVDLPHVVAEAPAVLARAGVADRCETRGGSFFDPLPEGADVYLLKTIIHDWPDAQAAAILRAVRAAVRPDSRVVIVESVSRYGNHDDTGKVMDVKALALFGGHTRTEDEFRALLADAGFRLARITPTSSMSVLEAVPADSPTDDAPAAAASAGRAS
- a CDS encoding Gfo/Idh/MocA family oxidoreductase, whose amino-acid sequence is MRPRVLVAGTKFGQVYLQAFRQPDFPFELAGILAGGSARSVACARHYGVPLFTDVSQVPEDVTLACVVIRGGLLGGPGGEVARALMERGMHVLQEHPLHHDELVECLRTAGRAGVVYHLNSFYVHTAPVRRFVAAARALLARRPARYVDAACGFQVAYALLDILGQALGGVRPWGLAAPAELPEQVRRLSPVDVPFRSVDGVLAGVPLTLRVQNQMDPADPDNYAHLLHRVTIGTEAGNLTLLGTHGPTVWSPRPDFPQQVQDRGVGRPHFAGSGDDEPDHLDVPSAQPLDEPTAPSYREVFERVWPAGVGHALGELHRAAQAGEKPVRHGQYHLTLCRLWQDVTARLGPPELLHSTPPRMLLPADVAELADAAAHAVEPEPIGARR
- a CDS encoding LLM class flavin-dependent oxidoreductase, with translation MHLNLFTQCSPSPQFKGFWRHPADRSATGYRDLGYWVDLGRKLEAACLDALFFADVHGVYDVYQGSWRAAVRHAVQIPSIDPLLVLPAVAATTSHLGLAVTYSTTYHAPYECARVFSSLDHLTGGRVAWNIVTSYLRSASANGLGAHLDHDERYDRADEYVEVARRLWEESWDDGAVVRDAEANVFTDPDRVRQIDHRGPWFDVRGPHQCEPSPQRTPVLYQAGASGRGLTFAARHAEVVFLTMAEPTDGAPQVAKLRSLVAAHGRDPRSVKALQGSMVMVAPTREEARRRAEEYVALWSGEGQLAKWCGWMDVDLGAYPDETPVGEIAGQGSHSFLGFLRRLGPERAWTVGDVRYLVATARRPRTNAPVTLFGTVEQVADRMEQWMEVADVDGFNLIPCPTTQGIADICDLLVPELQRRGLFRTAYDPAERTLRERYFGAGAPVPPRVPALEPASA
- a CDS encoding NAD(P)H-binding protein, translated to MPGTIALVGAAGGVGRHALAHLLAWTVDTVRAGGRDPGRLPGGDARVQAYPVDLTDPDGLDAFCAGCHTVVNCAGPAVTVGDTVARAAARVGAAYVDAAGDDGLHRAVSALPGSADRVAVISAGMMPGLSGLLPAYLAAHLPDARRMSGWVGGRDGFTPGAARDFLAVGDGGYGEPLAAWRDGARRARALAARAGAVVPFFDEPVLLQPYLSTETERLAARLGLADVDWWSAFAGGRVPAALADGARRATGGPAELAEAADALCRAAELDAFGRPRYQVLLVELAGPGGSRVLVCRGVGANALTGAAVALGAVAAAAGDLPPGVHHLAEVVDPVWAVDRLRVSPAVTALHVEDGPLSRHEPIEEGVA
- a CDS encoding VOC family protein, with protein sequence MPRLDGRNHINLTVVDLDRSTEFYRTVFEMVVVNDVTPPESGFRFRTLVHPGSFASVVLGRAEPPGDPSVPDRFDERRPGLHHLAYHVPERADLDDWVTHLDALGVTHSGVTTSKHEAGSQIWLRDPDHIWLEFYWVNRDFFVDRLRQVWRERRRGAA